The Ziziphus jujuba cultivar Dongzao chromosome 7, ASM3175591v1 genome includes a region encoding these proteins:
- the LOC107424791 gene encoding transcription factor HEC2, whose product MDVDMLKSSAAGAAADHHHHHHHHNHSHLDMMTMMMQMEKTSEEFCDPSTFQDIDFSGGTTSSSSIIFNNPPNAVPVSVSQPNSVSFMGNPIQEPMTPPLHHHQPNFGSCTSSSSSRFKTISTGGGAGAMSIPNSYDNKRNSMAAMREMIFRISAMQPIHIDPESIKPPKRRNVKISRDPQSVAARHRRERISERIRILQRLVPGGTKMDTASMLDEAAHYVKFLKKQVQTLEQQACANRPTMGGIGFSGTQLGNSNVNYSDFMIKDCQPSRQMLGGSMHMLR is encoded by the coding sequence ATGGATGTTGACATGCTCAAATCGTCAGCAGCAGGAGCAGCGgctgatcatcatcatcaccaccaccaccataacCACAGCCACCTGGACATGATGACAATGATGATGCAAATGGAAAAGACTTCTGAAGAATTCTGCGATCCTTCTACTTTCCAAGACATTGATTTCTCGGGTGGaactacttcttcttcttccataatATTCAATAACCCACCAAATGCGGTTCCTGTTTCGGTTTCTCAACCCAACTCTGTTTCCTTCATGGGCAATCCGATTCAGGAACCCATGACTCcacctcttcatcatcatcaaccaAACTTCGGCAGCTgcacctcctcctcctccagtAGATTCAAAACCATTAGCACCGGCGGCGGTGCCGGTGCAATGTCGATACCCAATTCGTACGATAATAAGAGGAATTCGATGGCGGCGATGAGAGAGATGATATTCCGTATATCTGCAATGCAACCAATACATATCGACCCGGAATCCATCAAACCGCCCAAGCGGAGGAACGTGAAGATCTCTAGGGATCCGCAGAGCGTTGCGGCGAGGCATCGGAGGGAAAGGATAAGCGAGAGGATTAGGATCCTTCAGAGACTTGTTCCCGGAGGGACTAAAATGGACACGGCTTCTATGTTGGATGAAGCAGCGCATTATGTGAAATTCTTGAAGAAACAGGTTCAGACTTTAGAACAACAAGCGTGTGCTAATAGACCAACAATGGGTGGTATTGGGTTTTCGGGGACACAGTTGGGGAATAGTAATGTGAATTACTCTGATTTCATGATCAAGGATTGCCAGCCTTCTCGTCAAATGTTGGGGGGTTCTATGCATATGCTTAGATGA
- the LOC107424788 gene encoding triacylglycerol lipase OBL1-like isoform X2: MACDKGFSSSYMLLKPEEVKLFDLIHILFSSDIEKRNFIDAPKGTEEKFTHRWLIFLSIAVQKMLQFVSKPLSSIGSGAEMFLNLLSSNGSFGKLVLNFLRDKTSSTFLSFIGNLDKRIELDKTIKHGDGNYNAVLSMMASKVSYENKALIETTVKDHWEMEFLGSYDYWNDYQDKATTQAFLLRDKTEDHDTIVVAFRGTEPFDADAWCSDFDISWYELQGVGKIHGGFMKALGLQKCVGWPKEASQPQDKNRPPLAYYAIRDMLKDLLQQSDKTKYILTGHSLGGALAILFPAILALHEEKLLLDRLEGVYTFGQPRVGDKSFCLFMEKQLKENGIPYFRFVYGNDIVPRLPYDDKALMFKHFGTCLYYNRKYQVKVVPEEPNKNYFSPLGAIPMMINAIGELVRSFTIPYKKGKDYKEGGLMRVFRVIGLIVPGMPAHSPQDYVNATRLGPSDVFLIKHKDS; encoded by the exons ATGGCTTGTGACAAGGGTTTCTCCAGCAGTTATATGCTATTGAAACCCGAAGAAGTAAAGCTTTTCGATCTCATTCACATATTATTTTCTAGTGACATAGAAAAAAGGAATTTTATTGATGCTCCTAAAGGTACGGAGGAAAAATTCACTCACAGATGGCTCATATTCTTGTCGATAGCGGTGCAGAAGATGCTTCAGTTTGTTTCGAAACCTCTTTCGAGTATCGGGTCTGGAGCTGAGATGTTTTTGAACCTCTTGTCTAGCAATGGCAGCTTTGGAAAACTTGTGCTTAATTTTCTGCGAG ATAAAACGTCTTCAACTTTCTTATCTTTTATTGGAAACTTGGACAAACGAATAGAGCTGGACAAGACCATCAAACATGGAGATGGAAATTACAATGCTGTACTTTCCATGATGGCTTCAAAAGTATCATACGAGAACAAAGCTTTGATCGAAACTACTGTCAAAGATCATTGGGAG ATGGAGTTTTTGGGATCGTATGACTACTGGAAcg ATTATCAAGACAAAGCTACAACACAAGCTTTCTTGCTTCGAGATAAAACCGAGGACCACGATACTATTGTCGTGGCCTTTAGAGGCACCGAACCTTTCGATGCCGACGCATGGTGCTCCGACTTTGATATCTCTTGGTATGAGCTCCAAGGGGTAGGAAAGATTCATGGTGGTTTCATGAAGGCTCTTGGTTTGCAAAAGTGTGTTGGTTGGCCTAAAGAAGCTAGCCAACCACAAGACAAAAACCGTCCACCTTTAGCCTACTACGCCATCAGGGACATGCTAAAAGATCTTCTACAACAAAGTGATAAAACAAAATACATATTAACCGGGCACAGTTTAGGTGGTGCACTTGCCATACTTTTTCCTGCAATTTTGGCATTGCATGAGGAAAAATTGCTGCTTGACAGATTGGAAGGGGTTTACACATTTGGTCAACCGAGGGTTGGAGATAAAAGTTTTTGCTTATTCATGGAAAAGCAATTGAAGGAGAATGGTATTCCATATTTTAGATTTGTTTATGGTAACGATATTGTTCCAAGGTTGCCTTATGATGACAAAGCGCTTATGTTTAAGCACTTTGGGACTTGTCTTTACTACAACAGGAAATACCAAGTTAAG GTTGTTCCAGAAGAACCAAACAAGAACTATTTTTCGCCACTGGGGGCCATACCGATGATGATAAACGCCATTGGAGAGCTCGTAAGAAGCTTCACCATTCCATATAAGAAAGGAAAAGACTACAAAGAAGGAGGTTTAATGAGAGTGTTTAGGGTTATCGGTTTGATTGTTCCTGGCATGCCTGCTCATAGTCCTCAAGATTATGTAAACGCTACACGGTTGGGACCATCGGATGTGTTCCTAATTAAACACAAGGATTCATAA
- the LOC107424788 gene encoding triacylglycerol lipase OBL1-like isoform X1, with product MACDKGFSSSYMLLKPEEVKLFDLIHILFSSDIEKRNFIDAPKGTEEKFTHRWLIFLSIAVQKMLQFVSKPLSSIGSGAEMFLNLLSSNGSFGKLVLNFLRGKVIMPDKTSSTFLSFIGNLDKRIELDKTIKHGDGNYNAVLSMMASKVSYENKALIETTVKDHWEMEFLGSYDYWNDYQDKATTQAFLLRDKTEDHDTIVVAFRGTEPFDADAWCSDFDISWYELQGVGKIHGGFMKALGLQKCVGWPKEASQPQDKNRPPLAYYAIRDMLKDLLQQSDKTKYILTGHSLGGALAILFPAILALHEEKLLLDRLEGVYTFGQPRVGDKSFCLFMEKQLKENGIPYFRFVYGNDIVPRLPYDDKALMFKHFGTCLYYNRKYQVKVVPEEPNKNYFSPLGAIPMMINAIGELVRSFTIPYKKGKDYKEGGLMRVFRVIGLIVPGMPAHSPQDYVNATRLGPSDVFLIKHKDS from the exons ATGGCTTGTGACAAGGGTTTCTCCAGCAGTTATATGCTATTGAAACCCGAAGAAGTAAAGCTTTTCGATCTCATTCACATATTATTTTCTAGTGACATAGAAAAAAGGAATTTTATTGATGCTCCTAAAGGTACGGAGGAAAAATTCACTCACAGATGGCTCATATTCTTGTCGATAGCGGTGCAGAAGATGCTTCAGTTTGTTTCGAAACCTCTTTCGAGTATCGGGTCTGGAGCTGAGATGTTTTTGAACCTCTTGTCTAGCAATGGCAGCTTTGGAAAACTTGTGCTTAATTTTCTGCGAG GGAAAGTGATAATGCCAGATAAAACGTCTTCAACTTTCTTATCTTTTATTGGAAACTTGGACAAACGAATAGAGCTGGACAAGACCATCAAACATGGAGATGGAAATTACAATGCTGTACTTTCCATGATGGCTTCAAAAGTATCATACGAGAACAAAGCTTTGATCGAAACTACTGTCAAAGATCATTGGGAG ATGGAGTTTTTGGGATCGTATGACTACTGGAAcg ATTATCAAGACAAAGCTACAACACAAGCTTTCTTGCTTCGAGATAAAACCGAGGACCACGATACTATTGTCGTGGCCTTTAGAGGCACCGAACCTTTCGATGCCGACGCATGGTGCTCCGACTTTGATATCTCTTGGTATGAGCTCCAAGGGGTAGGAAAGATTCATGGTGGTTTCATGAAGGCTCTTGGTTTGCAAAAGTGTGTTGGTTGGCCTAAAGAAGCTAGCCAACCACAAGACAAAAACCGTCCACCTTTAGCCTACTACGCCATCAGGGACATGCTAAAAGATCTTCTACAACAAAGTGATAAAACAAAATACATATTAACCGGGCACAGTTTAGGTGGTGCACTTGCCATACTTTTTCCTGCAATTTTGGCATTGCATGAGGAAAAATTGCTGCTTGACAGATTGGAAGGGGTTTACACATTTGGTCAACCGAGGGTTGGAGATAAAAGTTTTTGCTTATTCATGGAAAAGCAATTGAAGGAGAATGGTATTCCATATTTTAGATTTGTTTATGGTAACGATATTGTTCCAAGGTTGCCTTATGATGACAAAGCGCTTATGTTTAAGCACTTTGGGACTTGTCTTTACTACAACAGGAAATACCAAGTTAAG GTTGTTCCAGAAGAACCAAACAAGAACTATTTTTCGCCACTGGGGGCCATACCGATGATGATAAACGCCATTGGAGAGCTCGTAAGAAGCTTCACCATTCCATATAAGAAAGGAAAAGACTACAAAGAAGGAGGTTTAATGAGAGTGTTTAGGGTTATCGGTTTGATTGTTCCTGGCATGCCTGCTCATAGTCCTCAAGATTATGTAAACGCTACACGGTTGGGACCATCGGATGTGTTCCTAATTAAACACAAGGATTCATAA